In Candidatus Effluviviaceae Genus V sp., a single window of DNA contains:
- a CDS encoding FtsX-like permease family protein: MNVYESILSGLASIWSHKLRSALTLFGIVVGVAAVISMFSFVDGIVGRIREDFEKLGFDNTFFVSNMDPLNPDRRAELKASDGLTLGDIDALRAEVPEIRGITPVVSSYTVIRAGSEARRGPIFGVTPDGFTLFELDVGEGRSLSDIDVEEHSRVCVLGQLIKEDLFGDRSAIGETVLVRDVSLEVVGVLRMKEFSPMFGNSGQEQEHRRIYAPYTTISHYLAGTKRIDTFAVKLRKGADIASGYDRIFAVLYRRHRMIEDFQIENVAEQIAQARDQVDQISSQWRAILGSIATVSLLVGGIGLLSVLIISVNERLREIGIRKAVGAEDRAIFQQFLIESVTISVVGGLIGVALGAGLCKLITLGAAAAGQEMVIPVSGTGVLLGLGFAVAVGVLFGIYPAVRASRLDPIEAISRYA; encoded by the coding sequence GTGAACGTCTACGAGAGCATACTGAGCGGCCTCGCCTCGATCTGGTCGCACAAACTGCGCTCCGCGCTCACCCTGTTCGGCATCGTGGTGGGCGTCGCCGCCGTCATATCCATGTTCTCGTTCGTCGACGGGATCGTCGGTCGCATCAGAGAGGACTTCGAGAAGCTCGGCTTTGACAACACGTTCTTCGTCTCGAACATGGACCCTCTGAACCCCGACCGCCGCGCAGAGCTCAAGGCGTCCGACGGCCTGACGCTCGGCGACATCGATGCCCTCCGCGCCGAGGTACCGGAGATCCGGGGGATCACGCCGGTCGTCTCGAGCTACACCGTCATCCGTGCGGGAAGCGAAGCCCGACGCGGTCCGATCTTCGGCGTGACACCGGACGGGTTCACCCTGTTCGAGCTCGACGTCGGCGAGGGCCGCAGCTTGAGCGACATCGACGTGGAGGAGCACTCCCGTGTCTGCGTGCTGGGTCAGCTCATCAAGGAGGACCTGTTCGGCGACCGGAGTGCGATCGGCGAGACGGTCCTCGTCCGCGACGTCAGCCTGGAGGTCGTGGGCGTTCTCAGGATGAAGGAGTTCAGCCCGATGTTCGGGAACTCCGGTCAGGAGCAGGAGCACCGGAGGATCTACGCGCCCTACACGACCATCTCACACTACCTGGCAGGCACGAAGCGGATCGACACGTTCGCGGTCAAGCTGAGAAAGGGCGCGGACATCGCCTCGGGATACGACCGGATCTTCGCTGTGCTCTACCGGCGACACCGGATGATCGAGGACTTCCAGATCGAGAACGTCGCTGAGCAGATCGCCCAGGCGCGCGACCAGGTCGACCAGATCTCCAGCCAGTGGAGAGCGATACTCGGCAGCATCGCCACGGTCTCTCTGCTCGTCGGCGGGATCGGGCTCCTGTCGGTCCTCATCATCTCGGTCAACGAGCGTCTCCGTGAGATCGGCATCCGTAAGGCGGTCGGAGCGGAGGACCGCGCCATCTTCCAGCAGTTCCTCATCGAGTCGGTCACGATCAGCGTCGTAGGAGGACTCATCGGGGTTGCGCTGGGCGCCGGCTTGTGTAAGCTGATCACGCTCGGAGCGGCGGCCGCCGGTCAGGAGATGGTCATCCCTGTGTCCGGCACCGGCGTCCTTCTGGGGCTCGGCTTCGCCGTCGCCGTCGGCGTCCTCTTCGGCATCTACCCCGCCGTCAGGGCGTCCCGCCTCGATCCGATCGAGGCTATCTCGCGATACGCCTGA
- a CDS encoding L-lysine 6-transaminase, with protein sequence MTQNTRTITPDKVHETLGSHMLADGFDIVLDLEKSRGARIHDSRSGKDFLDFFTCFASSPIGFNHPKLTTQEFIEKLGRVSVNKPSNSDLYTIEMAEFVDAFARLAAPKALPHLFFVSGGALAVENALKVAFDWKVRLNIARGVNRPDEYEENYKGSKVIHFQQCFHGRSGYTLSLTNTFDPKKTQYFPKFDWPRVLNPKMRFPLEGKNLEDTASDEREALAQIYSAIEEYGADIAAMIIEPIQGEGGDNHFRPEFMKALRDICDEHDILLVFDEIQTGMGLTGTMWAFEQLGATPDIVCFGKKSQVCGIMVSDRVNEVPDNVFKVSSRINSTWGGNLTDMVRCQKYLEVMHEEKLVENAATMGARFQKGLHDIGSDHVTNIRGRGLMCAFDLPTTELRNAALGTIRENGMMALPCGPISIRFRPPLNVTEAEVDEANDVLARSIRAL encoded by the coding sequence TTGACCCAGAACACCAGGACGATCACGCCGGACAAGGTCCACGAGACACTCGGTTCTCACATGCTCGCCGACGGCTTCGACATCGTGCTCGATCTCGAGAAAAGCCGGGGAGCACGGATCCACGACTCGCGCTCGGGGAAGGACTTCCTCGATTTCTTCACGTGCTTCGCGTCGTCCCCGATCGGGTTCAACCACCCGAAGCTGACGACGCAGGAGTTCATCGAGAAGCTGGGCCGGGTCTCCGTGAACAAGCCCTCCAACTCCGATCTCTACACGATCGAGATGGCGGAGTTCGTCGACGCGTTCGCTCGACTGGCGGCGCCGAAGGCCCTGCCGCATCTCTTCTTCGTCAGCGGCGGCGCGCTGGCCGTGGAGAACGCTCTCAAGGTCGCGTTCGACTGGAAGGTCCGCCTGAACATCGCACGGGGCGTCAACCGTCCCGACGAGTACGAGGAGAACTACAAGGGCTCGAAGGTCATCCACTTCCAGCAGTGCTTCCACGGCCGTTCGGGCTACACGCTCTCACTGACGAACACGTTCGACCCGAAGAAGACCCAGTACTTCCCGAAGTTCGACTGGCCGCGCGTCCTGAACCCGAAGATGCGGTTCCCGCTCGAGGGGAAGAACCTCGAGGACACGGCGAGCGATGAGCGTGAGGCCCTGGCCCAGATCTACTCGGCCATCGAGGAGTACGGCGCCGACATCGCCGCCATGATCATCGAGCCGATCCAGGGCGAGGGCGGCGACAATCACTTCCGCCCCGAGTTCATGAAGGCTCTCCGCGACATCTGCGACGAGCACGACATTCTGCTGGTCTTCGACGAGATCCAGACCGGAATGGGACTGACCGGAACGATGTGGGCGTTCGAGCAGCTCGGCGCGACGCCGGACATCGTGTGCTTCGGCAAGAAGTCCCAGGTCTGCGGGATCATGGTCTCGGACCGCGTCAACGAGGTGCCGGACAACGTCTTCAAGGTGTCGTCGAGGATCAACTCGACGTGGGGCGGCAACCTGACCGACATGGTCCGTTGTCAGAAGTACCTCGAGGTGATGCACGAGGAGAAGCTGGTCGAGAACGCCGCCACGATGGGCGCGCGCTTCCAGAAGGGACTTCACGACATCGGCAGCGATCACGTGACGAACATCAGGGGTCGCGGTCTGATGTGCGCGTTCGACCTTCCGACGACCGAGCTCCGGAACGCCGCGCTCGGGACGATCCGCGAGAACGGCATGATGGCGCTCCCGTGCGGACCGATCTCGATCCGCTTCCGTCCCCCGCTCAACGTGACGGAGGCCGAGGTCGACGAGGCCAACGACGTCCTCGCGAGGTCGATCAGGGCTCTCTAG
- a CDS encoding GNAT family N-acetyltransferase — MTGLDFSVRRMTEADLPAVAEIEAGVFTDWYRVYRRDDTPVAERTLEELRHSTSIDPQANQVAIAADGSMVGFILGRTWGRVGWFGTFGVPTQFQGQGIGKALVASTMEYLAGRANIVGLETMPESGMNIGLYTKLGFAVTFPTLLFELPLIKEADRYRGMKAGDVVLLRQLGRGDRKSVLDGIARISNELIDGLDYRPEVLAVERSGFGETVFHEGRGGRVDGFAVLRTAPFRKGDAADSGRAYLHLLGISPGADLETVFGDLIRQVWTIGVSRGFARLSTGASSRRADAPALLLGGGFRSVRAAVRMVHRSAPSSMFSPAGGINLARWAG; from the coding sequence ATGACGGGGCTCGACTTCAGTGTTCGCCGGATGACGGAGGCCGACCTGCCCGCGGTCGCCGAGATCGAGGCCGGTGTCTTCACGGACTGGTATCGCGTCTACCGGCGCGACGATACGCCGGTGGCTGAACGGACGCTCGAGGAGCTCAGGCACTCGACATCGATCGATCCGCAGGCCAATCAGGTCGCCATCGCTGCCGACGGCTCGATGGTCGGCTTCATCCTGGGGCGCACCTGGGGCCGGGTGGGCTGGTTCGGGACGTTCGGAGTGCCGACCCAGTTCCAGGGACAGGGCATCGGCAAGGCACTCGTGGCGAGCACCATGGAGTACCTTGCGGGCCGGGCGAACATCGTGGGTCTCGAGACGATGCCCGAGAGCGGGATGAACATCGGGCTCTACACCAAGCTCGGTTTCGCGGTGACCTTTCCGACGCTCCTCTTTGAACTCCCGCTCATCAAGGAGGCGGACAGATACCGCGGTATGAAGGCTGGGGACGTCGTGCTCCTCAGACAGCTCGGGCGAGGCGACAGGAAGTCGGTGCTGGACGGCATCGCCCGTATCTCGAATGAGCTCATCGATGGGCTCGACTACCGGCCCGAGGTTCTCGCCGTCGAACGCAGCGGTTTCGGAGAGACCGTCTTTCACGAGGGGAGGGGCGGCAGGGTCGACGGGTTCGCCGTTCTCAGGACGGCCCCTTTCCGGAAGGGCGACGCCGCCGACTCGGGACGCGCGTACCTCCATCTCCTGGGCATCTCTCCCGGGGCCGATCTCGAGACCGTGTTCGGCGATCTCATCAGGCAGGTCTGGACCATCGGCGTGAGCCGCGGCTTCGCCCGACTGAGTACAGGCGCGTCGAGCCGCCGCGCCGACGCCCCGGCGCTTCTGCTCGGCGGCGGCTTCCGCAGCGTGCGCGCGGCCGTCCGGATGGTGCACAGGAGCGCGCCGTCCTCCATGTTCTCCCCGGCCGGCGGCATCAACCTCGCCCGCTGGGCCGGATAG
- a CDS encoding SpoIIE family protein phosphatase codes for MSEPELSARIGEFEEALLSLTRRLLPGLTAGDEAGRSLVVMDLLGLLYAAPAFVAGVVWLSRSSDLSALSTTWLYLVPLALFSIVLSGLDLRFYVRLGENLVGEMGGALDYVVIWAAALLFGPVALWIWIPGRFIASRREHADVPGRTERRVRVARSALLDAASTFISALVALDLYRHWGGSIPPDGLSAPDMPAAFAATVVLAVLTMLFNAPIFIYSWFSPAFGFRGPSRGVFLRFWAASSCWPLLILPFGAFAAATVSEDGLPAALFLGAGTLLVAVAGHWASGTARLSMERSRELVRLQRLARVLLEQPPGELDLTTLLAEHASTMFSFSSLEMVRFPGSKLVERLRGADALPPEAWRWASDLTEPVVFRPRERLPWGDTSGEDALAVVPIVESGEKRPLGALSLRRRVGPSRLRDALPAARSLASLVAAAIHRSEAYELELEHERVEQELAVAATIQRSFMPRRAPEVDGWKFSGRIVSAREASGDFVDFVPLGGGRWGMLVADVSGKGVAAAIYMALARTVIRTYAHEGGASPSAVLSAANRRILDDTDDEFFLTAFYGVLDSDTGTIVYASAGHDPATLLRADRDETLASTGVPLGLLPGTEWSDRSVELGEGDVLAIHTDGVTDAGNAEGDFFGSDRLRDVLRRARDLQAGEVVDAVMDEVGHFAGDTPQIDDMTLLVVKRRTHEEPGG; via the coding sequence ATGTCGGAACCAGAGCTGAGTGCACGGATCGGTGAGTTCGAGGAGGCCCTGCTCTCCCTCACGCGTCGCCTCCTGCCGGGGTTGACCGCCGGCGACGAGGCGGGGCGCTCGCTCGTCGTGATGGACCTTCTCGGTCTCCTCTACGCGGCGCCGGCGTTCGTCGCCGGCGTCGTCTGGCTCTCCCGCTCGTCCGATCTCTCCGCCCTCTCGACCACGTGGCTCTATCTCGTTCCCCTGGCTCTCTTCTCGATCGTCCTGAGCGGACTCGACCTCAGGTTCTACGTGCGCCTCGGGGAGAACCTGGTCGGCGAGATGGGGGGCGCCCTCGACTACGTCGTGATCTGGGCGGCCGCGCTTCTCTTCGGCCCGGTCGCGCTGTGGATCTGGATCCCCGGCCGGTTCATTGCCTCGCGCAGGGAGCATGCCGACGTGCCCGGCAGGACCGAGCGGCGCGTCCGGGTCGCCCGCAGCGCGCTCCTTGATGCCGCGTCGACCTTCATCTCAGCGCTTGTCGCGCTCGATCTCTACAGGCACTGGGGCGGTTCGATCCCGCCCGACGGCCTCTCGGCGCCGGACATGCCGGCCGCCTTTGCCGCGACCGTCGTGTTGGCGGTCCTGACGATGCTCTTCAACGCTCCGATCTTCATATACTCCTGGTTCTCTCCCGCCTTCGGATTCCGGGGACCCTCGCGGGGCGTCTTCCTGAGGTTCTGGGCGGCCTCCTCGTGCTGGCCGCTTCTGATCCTACCGTTCGGCGCCTTCGCCGCGGCGACGGTGTCCGAGGACGGTCTCCCCGCGGCGCTCTTCCTCGGGGCGGGCACGCTTCTTGTGGCGGTCGCCGGGCACTGGGCGAGCGGCACGGCCCGATTGTCGATGGAGCGGTCGCGCGAGCTCGTTCGGCTTCAGCGCCTTGCGCGCGTGCTCCTCGAACAGCCGCCCGGTGAACTCGACCTGACGACGCTACTGGCCGAGCACGCGTCGACCATGTTCAGCTTCTCGTCGCTCGAGATGGTCCGCTTCCCGGGCAGCAAGCTGGTCGAGCGGCTCCGCGGCGCCGACGCACTGCCGCCGGAAGCCTGGCGATGGGCCTCAGACCTCACGGAGCCCGTGGTCTTTCGGCCGCGGGAGCGGCTGCCCTGGGGAGACACGTCGGGGGAGGACGCGCTCGCCGTCGTGCCGATCGTCGAGTCGGGTGAGAAACGCCCCCTCGGGGCCCTGTCGCTCAGGCGGCGCGTCGGGCCGTCACGTCTTCGCGACGCGCTCCCCGCGGCGCGCTCGCTCGCGTCACTTGTGGCGGCCGCGATCCACAGGTCGGAGGCCTACGAGCTCGAGCTCGAGCACGAGCGCGTCGAGCAGGAGCTGGCCGTGGCCGCGACGATCCAGAGGAGCTTCATGCCGCGTCGGGCGCCGGAGGTGGACGGCTGGAAGTTCTCGGGGCGGATCGTCTCGGCACGGGAGGCGTCGGGTGACTTCGTCGACTTCGTGCCGCTCGGCGGCGGACGATGGGGCATGCTCGTCGCCGATGTATCCGGCAAGGGCGTGGCCGCGGCAATCTACATGGCGCTTGCCAGAACGGTCATCCGCACGTACGCTCACGAGGGCGGCGCGTCACCATCGGCCGTGTTGAGCGCGGCGAACCGCAGGATCCTCGACGACACGGACGACGAGTTCTTCCTCACCGCGTTCTACGGCGTTCTCGACTCCGACACGGGCACCATCGTCTACGCGAGCGCGGGACACGACCCGGCGACCCTCCTTCGTGCCGATCGGGACGAGACGCTGGCGAGCACCGGTGTCCCGCTGGGGCTGTTGCCTGGTACCGAGTGGAGCGACCGGTCCGTCGAACTGGGCGAGGGCGACGTTTTGGCGATCCACACAGACGGGGTGACCGACGCCGGCAACGCCGAGGGGGACTTCTTCGGCTCCGACAGGCTGCGCGATGTCCTCAGACGGGCGAGAGATCTCCAGGCCGGGGAGGTCGTCGACGCCGTCATGGATGAGGTCGGGCACTTCGCCGGCGACACGCCGCAGATCGATGACATGACGCTCCTTGTCGTGAAGCGCCGAACACACGAGGAACCCGGAGGTTAG